One Citricoccus sp. K5 DNA window includes the following coding sequences:
- a CDS encoding MFS transporter, protein MARLLADLTPLRVSPAYRRLWIGNSLSAIGTQLTLVAVSLEVFHLTGSSLAVGMLGAFALVPLVVAGLYGGAVADHMDRRKLALASSSVLWLTALLIAAQAWLGLESVWVLYVLVAVHSGASGINQPTRGAIIPALVGLKLLPAANALNMMTFSVAMMVGPLFAGVLVAQVGYAWTYSVDVVTFLAALYAVWRLPSLPPQRQDGAGSAGSAGVRRRVGWGSVVEGFRFLGSRPNLRMTFIADIVAMATAFPRALLPAIGAVVLGGGEAAVGILLAAMALGAFLTGLFSGPLTRIVRHGAAVYWAIVAWGLSVAGFGVVVYLAARSGASGGEPQHYLWGAAAFLALAGCADSVSSVFRNTILQSATPDHLRGRLQGVFIVVVAGGPRVGEMLTGGAAELLTEPVTLMAGGVLCVLGVSALMRWQPGFLKYDSRHPVP, encoded by the coding sequence ATGGCGCGGCTGCTCGCAGATCTCACCCCTCTGCGGGTCAGCCCCGCCTACCGCCGGCTGTGGATCGGCAACTCGCTGTCCGCGATCGGCACCCAGCTGACCCTGGTGGCGGTCAGCCTCGAGGTCTTCCACCTCACCGGCTCGTCGCTGGCCGTCGGGATGCTGGGCGCGTTCGCCCTGGTGCCGCTGGTGGTGGCCGGGCTCTACGGCGGGGCTGTGGCCGACCACATGGACCGGCGCAAGCTCGCCCTGGCCTCCTCCTCCGTGCTGTGGCTGACCGCCCTCCTGATCGCGGCCCAGGCCTGGCTGGGGCTGGAGAGCGTGTGGGTGCTGTACGTGTTGGTGGCTGTCCATTCCGGGGCCTCCGGCATCAACCAACCCACCCGTGGGGCCATCATCCCCGCCCTCGTGGGCCTCAAGCTGCTGCCGGCCGCCAACGCCCTGAACATGATGACGTTCTCGGTGGCCATGATGGTCGGGCCGCTGTTCGCCGGCGTTCTGGTGGCCCAGGTCGGCTACGCCTGGACGTACTCCGTGGACGTGGTGACCTTCCTGGCTGCTCTCTATGCCGTCTGGCGCTTGCCCTCCCTGCCACCGCAGCGGCAGGACGGTGCTGGCTCGGCTGGCTCGGCCGGGGTTAGGCGCCGGGTCGGCTGGGGCTCCGTGGTGGAGGGGTTCCGCTTCCTGGGCTCCCGCCCGAACCTGAGGATGACCTTCATCGCCGACATCGTCGCGATGGCCACCGCCTTCCCGCGGGCGTTGCTGCCTGCGATCGGCGCGGTGGTGCTGGGCGGCGGGGAGGCCGCCGTCGGGATCCTGCTGGCGGCCATGGCCCTCGGCGCCTTCCTCACGGGGCTGTTCTCCGGGCCCCTGACGCGCATCGTCCGGCACGGGGCGGCGGTGTACTGGGCCATCGTCGCCTGGGGGCTTTCCGTGGCCGGGTTCGGCGTGGTGGTCTATCTGGCGGCCCGTTCCGGGGCCTCCGGCGGCGAGCCCCAGCACTACCTGTGGGGCGCCGCGGCCTTCCTGGCCCTGGCCGGCTGCGCCGACTCCGTCTCCTCGGTCTTCCGCAACACCATCCTGCAGTCGGCCACCCCGGACCATCTGCGAGGGCGGCTCCAGGGCGTCTTCATCGTGGTGGTGGCCGGCGGGCCGCGGGTGGGGGAGATGCTGACCGGGGGCGCCGCCGAGCTGCTGACCGAGCCGGTGACGCTCATGGCCGGCGGGGTGCTCTGCGTGCTCGGGGTCAGCGCCCTGATGCGCTGGCAGCCCGGCTTCCTGAAGTACGACTCCCGCCACCCCGTTCCCTGA
- a CDS encoding FAD-dependent oxidoreductase: MTSAPTRPLRLAIIGAGPAGVYTADLLTKAERDFEVSIDLFDRYPAPYGLIRYGVAPDHPRIKGIVKALHKVMDRGDIRFIGGVDFGADLTLEDLREHYDAIVFSTGAVRDADLSVPGVDLEGSFGGADFVSWYDGHPDVPRQWPLTAKEVAVIGNGNVALDVARMLSKHADDLLVTEIPENVYEGLKSSPVTDVHVFGRRGPAQVKFTPLELRELAHSKDVDIVLYPEDFEFDEASEQLAATNNQVKTMVGTLTNWLVEDQDSGASRRLHLHFLQQPVEILAGEGDDAGQVAGLRMERMELDGTGNVKGTGEYIDYPVQAVYRAIGYHGSPVPGLGYDERKGVIPNDAGRILDEHGAPVPGLYASGWIKRGPVGLIGHTKGDALETIGCMLEDQPDLWSAANPDEQAVLDLLESRGIEYTTWEGWLKLDEHELGLGATATGSGPVQRERVKVVPREDMTRISRG; this comes from the coding sequence GTGACCTCTGCCCCCACCCGCCCCCTCCGCCTCGCCATCATCGGTGCCGGACCGGCCGGCGTGTATACGGCAGACCTGCTGACCAAGGCCGAGCGGGACTTCGAGGTCAGCATCGACCTCTTCGACCGCTACCCGGCCCCCTACGGACTCATCCGCTATGGAGTGGCTCCGGACCACCCGAGGATCAAGGGAATCGTCAAGGCCCTGCACAAGGTCATGGACCGCGGGGACATCCGCTTCATCGGTGGCGTGGACTTCGGCGCGGACCTCACCCTGGAGGACCTGCGCGAGCACTATGACGCCATCGTCTTCTCCACCGGCGCTGTCCGGGACGCAGACCTGTCCGTCCCCGGCGTGGACCTCGAGGGCTCCTTCGGCGGCGCCGACTTCGTCTCCTGGTATGACGGCCATCCGGACGTGCCGCGCCAGTGGCCGCTGACCGCGAAGGAGGTCGCGGTGATCGGCAACGGCAACGTGGCCCTGGATGTGGCCCGCATGCTCTCCAAGCACGCCGACGACCTGCTGGTCACCGAGATCCCGGAGAACGTCTACGAGGGTCTCAAGTCCTCCCCGGTCACGGACGTGCACGTCTTCGGCCGCCGCGGACCCGCCCAGGTGAAGTTCACGCCACTCGAGCTGCGCGAGCTGGCGCACTCCAAGGACGTGGACATCGTGCTGTACCCGGAGGACTTCGAGTTCGATGAGGCCTCGGAGCAGTTGGCAGCGACGAACAACCAGGTCAAGACCATGGTCGGCACCCTCACCAATTGGCTCGTCGAGGACCAGGACTCCGGCGCCTCGCGCCGCCTGCACCTGCATTTCCTGCAGCAGCCGGTGGAGATCCTCGCCGGTGAGGGGGACGACGCCGGCCAGGTCGCCGGCCTGCGGATGGAGCGCATGGAGCTGGACGGCACCGGCAACGTCAAGGGCACGGGCGAGTACATCGACTACCCGGTCCAGGCCGTGTACCGGGCCATCGGCTACCACGGTTCCCCCGTGCCCGGGCTCGGCTACGACGAGCGCAAGGGTGTCATCCCCAACGACGCCGGCCGCATCCTGGACGAGCACGGCGCCCCGGTGCCCGGCCTGTACGCCTCCGGCTGGATCAAGCGCGGCCCGGTGGGCCTGATCGGCCACACCAAGGGCGACGCCCTGGAGACCATCGGCTGCATGCTCGAGGACCAGCCGGACCTGTGGTCCGCGGCGAACCCGGATGAGCAGGCGGTCCTCGACCTGCTGGAATCGCGCGGCATCGAATACACCACCTGGGAGGGCTGGCTGAAGCTGGACGAGCATGAGCTCGGCCTCGGTGCCACCGCCACCGGCTCCGGTCCCGTGCAGCGTGAGCGCGTCAAGGTGGTTCCCCGTGAGGACATGACCCGCATCAGCCGCGGCTGA
- the eccD gene encoding type VII secretion integral membrane protein EccD, producing the protein MPSPYTRVSLVGQRRNADLLLPSDTPLGALMPQILDVLDDRPDDSLGAKLLVRPDGGELPAGQTLGETGVLDGERLRLVSRTEAPPSPIVYDLNDTVSDHTEAVPGRWSPVYRFIICGFLAAVGSWLAITGLLEAFAPEQQHWIALGLAAVAFVVATTVSAPGRQQAVAATLAGAGTLFAITGLVGLELPEPWSFIALAGLAAVVQGVLGFIVNRPLSMFISAAVTGVLVAVWAVAPAISVWAIGDRSADPLVGAAAIAGIVTLLVLGMLPQIALGVSGLAGMDDRHANGAAVLRRDVATAIDSAHGGLVSSAIVCAGSAALSVWLVGGDTLAYPFSLPLLACLVLALGLRARSFPLAAERIPLYLATGLGVLALIRVATGFLPDYESAFLAALLVLALVIGAGLSVDLPEHSQARMRKTGDTIEAIALLAPIPLLIGYYGIYATLLETF; encoded by the coding sequence GTGCCCAGCCCCTACACGCGAGTCTCCCTGGTCGGTCAGCGGCGCAACGCGGACCTCCTGCTGCCCTCGGACACTCCGCTCGGAGCCCTGATGCCCCAGATCCTGGACGTGCTGGACGACCGTCCGGACGACTCCCTCGGGGCCAAGCTGCTGGTCCGGCCCGATGGCGGGGAGCTGCCCGCGGGGCAGACCCTGGGCGAGACCGGCGTGCTCGACGGCGAGCGGCTGCGTCTGGTCTCCCGCACCGAGGCCCCGCCCTCCCCGATCGTCTACGACCTCAATGACACCGTGTCAGACCACACGGAGGCCGTTCCGGGCCGGTGGTCCCCGGTGTACCGCTTCATCATCTGCGGCTTCCTGGCCGCCGTGGGATCCTGGCTCGCCATCACCGGGCTGCTGGAGGCGTTTGCGCCGGAGCAGCAGCACTGGATCGCACTCGGACTGGCCGCTGTGGCCTTCGTGGTGGCAACCACGGTCTCCGCCCCGGGGCGCCAGCAGGCGGTAGCGGCCACCCTCGCTGGAGCCGGGACCCTCTTCGCCATCACCGGTCTGGTGGGACTGGAGCTGCCGGAGCCGTGGTCCTTCATCGCGCTCGCCGGACTGGCCGCCGTCGTGCAGGGGGTCCTGGGCTTCATCGTCAACCGGCCCCTGTCCATGTTCATCTCCGCCGCGGTGACCGGCGTGCTGGTGGCCGTCTGGGCCGTGGCCCCGGCGATCTCCGTGTGGGCGATCGGAGATCGGAGCGCCGATCCGTTGGTCGGCGCGGCAGCCATCGCCGGCATCGTCACCCTGCTGGTGCTGGGAATGCTCCCCCAGATCGCCCTCGGCGTCTCCGGCCTGGCCGGGATGGACGACCGGCATGCCAACGGGGCCGCCGTACTGCGCCGCGACGTGGCGACCGCCATCGACTCCGCGCACGGGGGCCTCGTCTCCAGCGCCATCGTCTGTGCCGGCTCGGCCGCCCTGTCCGTGTGGCTGGTGGGCGGGGACACCCTGGCCTACCCCTTCTCCCTGCCGCTGCTCGCCTGCCTCGTCCTCGCGCTGGGCCTGCGTGCCCGCTCCTTCCCCCTGGCCGCCGAGCGCATCCCGCTGTACCTGGCCACCGGGCTCGGCGTCCTCGCCCTGATCCGGGTGGCCACGGGCTTCCTCCCGGACTACGAGAGCGCCTTCCTGGCCGCGCTCCTCGTGCTGGCCCTCGTGATCGGGGCCGGCCTGTCCGTCGACCTGCCCGAACACTCGCAGGCCCGGATGCGCAAGACCGGGGACACCATCGAGGCCATCGCCCTGCTCGCCCCCATCCCGCTGCTCATCGGCTACTACGGGATCTACGCCACCCTGTTGGAGACCTTCTGA
- the eccCa gene encoding type VII secretion protein EccCa: MTQRIIHRPARTSAPARLYRPFRIEGPQPLDPAAAEGESNAGFLRIMPMFAAGASMMVMMTFRQSPFAAVGAIAMMLSLIVAVVMMFSQRGKAGRLRKTVRDTYARYLERTRVRLRDDEQRAQLAARASSPPPAALFDIVRDPARVWERRRYHEDFLRMRLGSGRRPTREIDISLTETSTALQDEFMLREAEALKSRFEVAPDMPVTVPLDSAGNISLVGPRDLTVQVVRSLVAGAAALQSPEDVRIALITPRATRADWDWLELLPHLDDNAAKHFTGPVKLIAPDPEALVDLLNEDLQYRSKVAGEHTKFGEETLKGPALLSRLIVIVDRYGHTSADLTFGDSHFSLQSRGITAVHLCENRLHEPSEVSYRITVHDGLEGRQDDGRPRFLLEDRTRDQGNPVRTEGVLDPLDTSTASGLVRELAPLRLALDSLEHTGAEAASSSSFLQMLHLSPALDRADVERNWRPRSQADFLRVPLGPDDKGKPVLLDLKEAAQLGMGPHGLCVGATGSGKSEMLRSLVFGLLTTHSPDSLAMVLVDFKGGATFAPFEGAPHVTGIITNLSDDLTLIERVYASLNGEILRRQEVLKAAGNIANITDYQIHRDEERSKGRDIEPLPHLVVIIDEFGELLTARPDFIDLFLSIGRIGRSIGVHLLLSSQRVESGKLRGLETYLSYRIGLRTLSESESRTVLDTPDAFHLPPLPGYGYLKVDTTVYSRFKSGYVSGPLEDEVIEEHEVTPQDEIPEVLSAPEYSLLLEERSTAPGQDQAPAPKKDGPARRTTGPTVMSTMMDTLRTYPPSVKPIWLPPLPMETTLDRVVGEPKNTEGGLRLPAGGNLTVPVGLLDDPARQWQGLWEIDFTSGSGNMIVHGGPQSGKSTALRTIVASLALTHSPQQVGIYCIDLLGSGLLPLQGLPHVGGVAIRTNTEVISRTVDEILGMLSHRERVFEKHAIDSLQTMRRMHAEGRLPELPSADIFLVVDGHGQFQEEFDDLLPKIVSIMTRGAGYGIHIISSVNRNNEIRATHQTYFTHRIELALAEPGDSQVDRKLAANVHPEAPGRGLTPLKLQGHLALPRIDGQAERESATDGLKDLVEQVGRFSTGAAMKVRVLPPVVEASSVPTSEQKGLFPLGLRELDLGVQQLDLERADRNLIVMGDEEAGKTNLLRQVVQSFTANHRDDELMFVVFDPRRGLGDVVPDDYLGGYATNAEVAKNLVGAVVNELRKRQDPKEDQKTVQRQTRIVALIDDYDVLTVGGGQSPLGGFVPFIPMAAELRLNFVLTRRVRGASRGMYETFFSTLRDNGTSALIMSGDKREGNLINGLKARKMPPGRGQLMMTGKPVMTVQTFFGELGDLPA; encoded by the coding sequence GTGACGCAGAGGATCATCCACCGCCCGGCCCGCACCTCGGCACCGGCCCGCCTGTACCGGCCCTTCCGGATCGAGGGCCCCCAGCCACTGGACCCGGCGGCAGCTGAGGGCGAGAGCAACGCGGGCTTCCTGCGCATCATGCCGATGTTCGCTGCGGGCGCGTCCATGATGGTCATGATGACCTTCCGCCAGAGCCCGTTCGCGGCCGTCGGGGCCATCGCCATGATGCTCTCCCTCATCGTGGCCGTGGTGATGATGTTCTCGCAGCGGGGTAAGGCCGGCCGGCTGCGGAAGACGGTGCGGGACACCTATGCCCGGTACCTGGAGCGGACGCGGGTCAGGCTGCGGGATGACGAGCAGCGGGCCCAGCTGGCGGCCCGGGCCTCCTCCCCGCCCCCGGCCGCCCTGTTCGACATCGTCCGTGACCCCGCCCGGGTGTGGGAGCGGCGGCGCTACCACGAGGATTTCCTGCGGATGCGCCTCGGCTCGGGACGCCGCCCCACCCGGGAGATCGACATCTCCCTGACCGAGACCTCCACCGCGCTGCAGGACGAGTTCATGCTGCGTGAGGCCGAGGCCCTCAAGAGCAGGTTCGAGGTGGCCCCGGACATGCCGGTGACCGTTCCCCTCGACTCGGCGGGCAACATCTCCCTGGTGGGCCCCCGGGACCTGACCGTCCAGGTGGTCCGCTCGCTGGTGGCCGGTGCGGCCGCCCTGCAGTCCCCGGAGGACGTGCGGATCGCCCTCATCACGCCACGGGCCACCCGCGCGGACTGGGACTGGCTCGAGCTGCTCCCCCACTTGGATGACAACGCGGCCAAGCACTTCACCGGTCCGGTCAAGCTGATCGCCCCGGACCCCGAGGCCCTGGTGGACCTGCTGAACGAGGACCTGCAGTACCGCTCCAAGGTGGCCGGTGAGCACACCAAGTTCGGCGAGGAGACGCTCAAGGGCCCGGCCCTGCTCTCACGGCTCATCGTGATCGTGGACCGCTACGGCCACACCTCCGCGGACCTGACCTTCGGCGACTCGCACTTCAGCCTGCAGTCCCGCGGGATCACCGCCGTCCACCTGTGCGAGAACCGTCTCCACGAGCCCTCCGAGGTCTCCTACCGGATCACCGTGCACGACGGCTTGGAAGGCCGGCAGGACGACGGACGACCCAGATTCCTGCTGGAGGACCGCACCCGGGACCAGGGCAACCCGGTGCGCACCGAGGGTGTCCTGGACCCGCTGGACACCAGCACCGCCTCGGGGCTGGTCCGCGAGCTGGCACCGCTGCGCCTGGCCCTGGACTCCCTGGAGCACACCGGCGCCGAGGCGGCGTCCTCCTCCTCGTTCCTGCAGATGCTGCACCTCTCCCCGGCACTGGACCGGGCCGACGTCGAGCGCAATTGGCGGCCGCGCTCCCAGGCCGACTTCCTCCGGGTCCCGCTGGGGCCGGACGACAAGGGCAAGCCGGTGCTGCTGGACCTCAAGGAGGCCGCCCAGCTCGGGATGGGTCCGCACGGGCTCTGCGTCGGCGCCACCGGCTCCGGCAAGTCCGAGATGCTGCGCTCGCTGGTGTTCGGCCTGTTGACCACCCACTCCCCGGACAGCCTGGCCATGGTGCTGGTGGACTTCAAGGGCGGCGCCACCTTCGCCCCGTTCGAGGGCGCTCCTCATGTCACCGGCATCATCACGAACCTCTCCGACGACCTGACCCTGATCGAACGCGTCTACGCGTCGCTGAACGGCGAGATCCTGCGCCGGCAGGAGGTCCTCAAGGCCGCCGGCAACATCGCCAACATCACCGATTACCAGATCCACCGTGACGAGGAGCGGTCCAAGGGCAGGGACATCGAGCCCCTGCCGCATCTGGTCGTCATCATCGACGAGTTCGGCGAGTTGCTCACCGCCCGTCCGGACTTCATCGACCTGTTCCTCTCGATCGGTCGCATCGGCCGCTCCATCGGCGTGCACCTGCTGCTGAGCTCGCAACGCGTGGAGTCCGGCAAGCTCCGCGGCCTGGAGACATACCTGTCCTACCGGATCGGCCTGCGCACCCTCTCCGAGTCCGAGTCCCGCACCGTGCTGGACACCCCGGACGCCTTCCACCTGCCGCCGCTGCCCGGCTACGGCTATCTCAAGGTGGACACCACCGTCTACTCCCGCTTCAAGTCCGGCTACGTCTCCGGCCCGCTGGAGGACGAGGTCATCGAGGAGCACGAGGTGACGCCGCAGGACGAGATCCCCGAGGTGCTCTCCGCGCCCGAGTACTCCCTCCTCCTGGAGGAGCGCTCGACGGCCCCCGGCCAGGATCAGGCTCCGGCCCCGAAGAAGGACGGCCCGGCCCGGCGCACCACGGGACCGACCGTGATGTCCACGATGATGGACACCCTGCGGACCTACCCGCCGTCCGTGAAGCCGATCTGGCTGCCGCCGCTGCCGATGGAGACCACCCTGGACCGGGTCGTCGGCGAGCCGAAGAACACCGAGGGCGGCCTGCGGCTGCCCGCCGGCGGGAACCTCACCGTGCCGGTCGGACTGCTGGATGACCCGGCGCGGCAGTGGCAGGGCCTGTGGGAGATCGACTTCACGTCTGGTTCGGGGAACATGATCGTCCACGGCGGCCCCCAGTCCGGCAAGTCGACGGCCCTGCGGACCATCGTGGCCTCCTTGGCGCTGACCCACTCGCCCCAGCAGGTCGGCATCTACTGCATCGACCTGCTCGGTTCCGGCCTGCTGCCGCTGCAGGGTCTGCCCCACGTGGGCGGGGTGGCCATCCGGACCAACACCGAGGTCATCTCCCGGACCGTGGACGAGATCCTGGGGATGCTCTCCCACCGCGAACGCGTCTTCGAGAAGCACGCCATCGACTCACTGCAGACCATGCGCCGGATGCACGCCGAGGGACGGCTGCCCGAGCTGCCCAGCGCGGACATCTTCCTGGTGGTGGACGGCCACGGTCAGTTCCAGGAGGAGTTCGACGACCTGCTGCCCAAGATCGTCTCGATCATGACCCGTGGCGCCGGCTACGGCATCCACATCATCTCCTCCGTGAACCGGAACAACGAGATCCGGGCCACCCATCAGACCTACTTCACACACCGGATCGAGTTGGCCCTCGCGGAGCCGGGCGACTCACAGGTCGACCGCAAGCTGGCTGCCAACGTCCACCCGGAGGCCCCCGGCCGCGGCCTGACTCCCCTGAAGCTCCAGGGCCACCTGGCCCTGCCGCGGATCGACGGCCAGGCCGAGAGGGAGTCGGCCACGGACGGCTTGAAGGACCTCGTGGAGCAGGTGGGCCGGTTCTCCACCGGTGCCGCCATGAAGGTCCGCGTCCTGCCGCCCGTGGTGGAGGCCTCCTCGGTCCCCACCTCGGAGCAGAAGGGCCTGTTCCCGCTGGGGTTGCGTGAGCTGGACCTGGGCGTCCAGCAGCTGGACCTGGAGCGAGCGGACCGGAACCTGATCGTCATGGGAGACGAGGAGGCCGGCAAGACCAACCTCCTGCGCCAGGTGGTCCAGAGCTTCACCGCGAACCACCGGGACGACGAGCTGATGTTCGTGGTGTTCGATCCGCGCCGCGGGCTGGGGGACGTCGTCCCGGACGACTACCTGGGCGGCTACGCCACCAATGCCGAGGTGGCGAAGAACCTGGTGGGAGCCGTGGTCAACGAACTCCGCAAGCGGCAGGACCCCAAAGAGGACCAGAAGACGGTGCAGCGCCAGACGCGCATCGTGGCTCTGATCGACGACTACGACGTCCTGACGGTCGGCGGCGGCCAGTCTCCCCTCGGCGGATTCGTCCCGTTCATCCCCATGGCCGCCGAGCTGCGGCTGAACTTCGTCCTGACCCGCCGCGTGCGGGGCGCCTCCCGCGGCATGTATGAGACGTTCTTCTCCACCCTGCGGGACAACGGGACCTCGGCGC